A region of the Clostridium estertheticum subsp. estertheticum genome:
GGTGGAAGAATAAAAATAATAATTGAAAGGTGATGGAAATGAAAAATACTATTCAGGAAAAGTTAGATAAGATAGAGAAGATTTTGGAATCAGATATTTCACTTTTAGCATTATTTTCTTTAGAAAAAAAAGAGGAAAATGATGACATAATTAATGAGGTTAGTAAAATCAATAAAGAGTTAGCTATTATTTACCAATATAGTGATATAAGATTTGGTGAAATTGAATTTTGGACAGAAGAAGACTTGTTTAATGAAAAACAATTTAATAAGTTATTTTATGGTGTTCCACAACCTGAAGATTGGATTTGTATTGGAGAAGTGCAACCATACCCACTATTATTCAATAAAAAAACGGGAATTGTTAATTGTGTAATTAGTGAACCGGGGTTAGAATGTGAAATTAAGGAATACGTAAAATTAGAACAATTTATTGATGAGTTTGTACTTGGTAAAAGATATTTTGAATTGGGAATAGATGATGAATGGTACGAGTTTATGGAAAAGAATGAAATAATATAGCCGCTTTAATTTATCAAAAAGATAAAAAACAAGTATAAATTATTTTTAGCTTATGGTGTGGGTTTAGGGTTAAAATCAATAGTACCGCAAGAGTATTTTAGAGTACTACTATTTTGTAAACAACAAAAATAAAAATAACAATATTAATAGATCCCATCATAAAAAATTATTGGGATTTTGAATACCAATGAAAAGCAAAGAAAGAGGAAAGTAACCTAGGTGCAAACACATTTGAGTATAATACCTTAAACCAGCAGTTTAAAGCTATAACTAAGGAAAATATTTTAGTTGAAACTGATAAGGATTATAATTCAGTTTCTAGATTTGTTAGAGGGTATGAAGTTGTTGCTACGGATATTACAAGTAATACAGAAGAAAATAGGTATTACTACACCCAATATGAGCAGGGTAGCACAGCTCATATTACAGATAGCAATCAAAGTGTTAGAAATGAATATTGTTATGATGCTTTTGGAACTGTATTAGAGAGTAATGAGGAAGTTCATAATAGAATTACTTATACTGGTCAGCAGTTTGATGGAATTACTCAGCAATATTATTTAAGAGCTAGATTCTATAATCATGTAGTTGGTAGGTTTACTCAGGAGGATGTTTATAGAGGTGATGGGTTAAATTTTTATGCTTATTGTGGGAATAATCCTGTGGGATATTTTGATCCTAGTGGTTATATGGATTGTAAAAGTAAAACTAGTGCTATTAATAAAGGGGCTGAGAAAACTGAAATAACAAAAAACTGGAAGGGAGAAATAGTAAAGATACCTGACGGTCACATAATGAATCCTAGAGATCCTAAATTTTCATAGCCACTAATTATTGAACCAGGGCCTTTTACTAATACTCAAAAAGGACAATCTTTAATTCTGAAGTTGATGGTAATAAATTAAGACAATCAGAAATTAAAGATTATTGGAAAAGTAAAGGAGCAAGGTTAATTCAAGTTGAAGATGGTAATTAGTATGATCCAGGGCAGTAATTAGGATGAAATATATATCCAGGAGGAGCTAAAATATGAATAAAAGTAAAATAAATAATATTTTATTAAAATACAATATTATTTATTCTTTAACTATAAACTTAAAAGATAAATATGTTGAAGAAATTGGGGATAGTAGTAAGTTAGAATATGATGGATTACTAAAAACTCATTTTAATGATATGGAAACTATAATTAAGTTGAATGGTTTTTTAGAAGGACAACAATTACCTAAACTGTTTAAGCAAGGGAAGGTTATTTGTATAATCTGTAAACCCAAAAATAATATTATAGTCGGATTGTTTTATCATGAGGATAAAGATTTTACACACTACTATAAGAAAGCTAAAGAATTAAATGAAGAAATTGTATCAGTTTGGGAACAATAAGCTTAAACAAGGTCTTCACAGTCCGCATTAACAAGATGTTAGGTGACTTCTAAAGTTTGTAAAGTGGTAATTCTAGATTATAGCTATGACGGTGATGTTGAAAGTTTAGTCACAGTAACTTCAATAGGTGAGGTTTTAATAGACTATAACAATGCAAAGACTAGCATGAGGAGAAATTCTTGTGTTAGTCTTTATTTCATGCAATTCAAATGGTAAATAAAGTATTCAATAATATGAAACTAAAAGCTCAAAGAATATATAGGCTAGTTTTTCCAGAATTTTCAAAAGTGTTTCTTGATAAGATGTTCTAAATAATTATTTTTCCTTAAGCATTAAACATGAAATAATCTGCTTCTGAACATATAACCAATGTAGGAAGTGGTAATCATGGAAGTTAACGAATTAATCAATCTAATAGTCAATAATGGCTTTCCTGTAGCTGTTGCTGCTTATTTGCTAATACGCGTATAGAAACAAATAAACTGCCTATCAAGATCAATTAATAAACTCAATGCCATAATATCAACTAAGCTTGGAGTTGTTATAGATAATGATCAATCTAATGATGATTCTTACAAAGTGGCATGAGAAAAGGCAATAAACATTTTTATAATGTTTATTGCCTTCTTTAACTCATTCTTTATAACAATCTATAAGTTTTTTTTATAAAAATATCTTTGCTAAGCACATTGGATATACCTCTACTGTCAGCTAATTGAATTCCTATATTATTTACTTTATAAAACATTTTCGACATTTTATATTTACAAAATCATAAAAAATATCATAGATATTCTGTAGCCTATAAATGTTGCTATAAGCATTAAAAATATCTATAATATTATAGTTATATAATTCAATCATCTATAAATTAAATTTATTGAGTTATAGTTTCATGCATAGATTTTGTGATTTGTGACATAATGTCTTTAAACTTTGAAATTGCTGAATCTGTTATAGTTCCATTTTTATCATAAGGAGTTATTTTACAATTAGTAATGTATTGAGAGTCTTTATTCATGTAACACATAGTAAATAATAATGAGTTTTCTTTATTTTCATATCCATATACATGTGCATCATTATCTGTTTTATTCAAAATATAAAAATTATAGTTAGTTTTACCAATAGCTAAAGTATTAGAATATTCTTTTATACTATTATCAATATTTTTAGATGAATAAGATATTGAATTAGGATCATTAGGAACATCTACAATATATTTAACATTATCTACTGTACAAATTGCTATTTTATGTTCTTGGTTTTGTTGTACTATATAAGCTGGAATTTGATAAGAAATAACGTGCTTTTTGCCATCAAAAGTAGGTATTTCTTTTGAATAAGTTTTCAATGTACTTGTATCAGACATATTAGCTTGTGACCATTTGTATCGAATATCTGTAATGATACTTGTATTTCTATCAATTGTAACAGTATATTCATTTCCAGTCGCTGAACACATAACAGGTAACTTTACAGAATCCTCATAATAACAATATTTCATACTCTTATCGTTACTATTTGAATTATCTTCTGATGGTTGTCCCCATTTTCCAGTTAAATTATCTAATTTACTTCCAACATAAATTCCACCAGTATAAAATATATCTTTTCCTTGTGTGTTAGAGATATATTCTACATCTACATTTTTTAAAGAGTCTTTCTTATCTGAATTGTTTTTTAAGGATAATTGAAATTTTGTAGTACCAATAGACATATCACACATTTGTGTTGAATTTGCATCCATTATATAGTCTTCTGAAAGCTCTTTTGATGATAGCACTGCACCTGCATTAGTAAAATCAGTATATTTTGCTGGTAAGGTAACAACTTTGTTACCAACTTGAACTATCTTATTATGTAGTTTAGCATTTGTTATTTCGTCAGTCGCAGTAATTTCTTCTTTCTTTTGAACTGAATCAGATTTTGAATCAACCTTTTTCGTATTATTACATCCAAGCATTGTCATAGCAAAAATACTTAATATAATAATAGCAATATAATTTTTAATTTTTTTACATTTTTTCATAATATCCCCCTATTTCTTAAATAATCACTTTACTATTATATCTGATAACTTGTCTAAACTGCAAATTTATATATAAAAACCCATTTAAATAATTTTATGTGAAGAAATAGGAGCGTATGGTGTCAATATTTTCAATAAAAAACTCCTCCTAACTATGTTTAAAATCCTGCTATTTTATAATCATGCTTCTACTTTTCTTTCATCCAACCCAAATGCAAAATCTATTATTATATACCATTTATATCCATACATTTAAAATTTAGGTCATATATTTTTAATTCGAACAATCTAAAAAAAGAAGCACACAGACATGGAGGAGTAGAGAGATTTTTCGTAGACTCGAATGGAAATGTTATAAAACACATAAGCCCAGAATACTATAATGAAGAAATCGATGATGGACTAGGATATAGTGTGCTATGTCAAGACTTGTTGGAATAATTCTATAATAAATTGCCTGCCACTTTATAGTGTTATGTTAACAAGCTTTCTAGAATAAAACACCTTGCAAATTAGGTGTCTTAAGTTATAAAAATACAATTGGAAAAGAAGTAAATCACGGTGAAAAACAAAACTAAAGGCTAACATGAGGAGAAATTCTTATGTTAGTCTTTTGTTTTACCAATTTAAGCTATCATGTCTCAGAGGGTCTCTGAAATATCAGCATGTAACAAAATCATTTGGTGGAATTAAGAAACTGAATGCTAAAGGTTATATAATTACATTATATACTAAAAAAGATTAAAAGAAGAAAATTGACTAAAATTTATATATAATGTATAATTATGATGAAAATATAAAATTTGGGGGGGACAATGTTAAAAAAAATAGGAAGAAAAATTTTAGCTGTTTTAATCATTATTATTATTACAATACTCTTTAATAAATGTTCTAATTCACACAAACCAAGGAGTAGACTGAATGAAATTAAACCACTTTCAGTAACTGTTGAAGGTGTAGAATTTAAAGTGGGACAATCAAAATTAGGAGCCATCCTTGATGGTGGATTATTAATATCATCTAATACCAGTTTAGAAAAGGATACCAATGGACTGCAACTTGAAAAAATGACATATTATCTCGCAGTTATTAATAAAGATGGATATAATTTAGGTCAGGTTAATTTTGTAAATAACACTGAACAAAGTATTGGCTACAGAGATTGTATTATTAGTGAATATGAAATGAATTTTGAAAAGGCAGAGGCAGGAATCAAAAAAAATAAATACGATAATATTTTAATTGATGGAGTTAATTTTAAGGGCAAGACTATAAATGATGTAAAAAATATTATGTCAAAGAAAACTGAAGATGTTGATGAAATTCTTCAACCAGATGGAAGTATAGGAATTTTGAGTTATGAAATTGAGAATATAAGTGTGAGTATTTCATTCGATTATACAACAAAAATAGTAAGTAAGGTTAATATATACGTACCTAATACTTATTTTGAATAATATTATTAGCAAGAAGAAACTGATTTCAGTTTCTTCTTGTGTTAGTCCTTATTTTTTAAATTATGGTATTGGTTGAAATTTACTAAAATTATATATGTAACATAAAGGGGGAGAACGATGTGTCACAAGTAGGATTTATAATTATATTCTTCAGTTTTATTATTAGTGTTATTATTATATCATTATTAATAGGAAAGAAAAGGAATAAAGGTGCAGTTAAGGTGGAGGATGCAAATATACAAGGACAAATTAATGAACTTATGAAAAGGGTAGTTTCTGATAGTACAGGATATAAATCAGTACCTATCATGACAATGCAAAGCAATTCAAGCATGATAAGAGAGAGTATATTAAATAAGTTACTTTCAAGGGCAATAAATAATAGTGTTTTCAATTATACACAAAGTGAAAAACTTATTTTGATCTACGGAAATATGAAAATGTTTTTTGTGCCAGCTTATGGAGATGATTATACCAAAGAGATAAAAGCCAATTTAACAAGAATCACACAAGTAGGAGTAGGAGATCTAAGAAAGGTTAAAGTTAATACATCTGGATCCTCAATTAAATTAGTATATAGGCATAGAAAAAAAATCTTATTTTGTACATTAAAACAGTTTTATTTTCCAGGAGCATCATCCATATCAGAAAGGGAAGAATTTGCTGATTTTATACGTTCTTTTAAGAATTCAGTAAGTAACTAGTAATGACATCTAATATGATAAGGAGATTTTAGTTTTTCTATGCGCTTCAGATTAGATTATAATAATACTTACATTAAAGATTTGTTAGGTTTTAACGATAAATAATAATCTGAAAATGAGGGCGTGTTAAATAAGGTGTATATTAAATATTCTTATAAATGTTATAAGGAAGCAAAATCGCTACAGTTGTTTCAGCAATAGGAGGTTTTTTTAATGCAATTGGGAAGATAGTAATTGTAGTTCTACTGATGCAATTACTTAAGGGAGTATTAGACTCAACTAAGGTTGAAAAGTCTAATTTGTATGAAGCTATCATTTTTACTATTATAGGTATTGTTGTTATGTTTGTCATGGAATTTTTATGTAATTCAATTGCGAAAAAGATAGCATTTAAGGAATTTCTTCGAAGGTTAAAATTAACCTGCGAAGAAGTAAAAGGTTTAGTTGATAAAAAACCAAAATTAAAAGGATGGTTTATGTAAAATCACATAAATTATAGAGAAATACATAAAAATGATATTTCATATGCTAGTATTAATAATATTGAAACAGAGAAGCCAGACGTAAAAAGAGATAAAAAAAAGAAATTATTAATATATTATATTATTTTATCATTATTATTGTAGGTACGGGTGTTGTTATTGTTGCCAATAGTATATGCAATAGTAAATATGATTTTAAATATTCCTTGGTTCATATTATTTAGGCGATGATAAAAATGAAGAATAAATGAATAATATGCTCTCTTGGAGCCTTCGATGTGTTGAAATTGAGCCACTGTTATGCTGAAATTTGATTATAGTAAACTAATAGCATAATTTTTAATAATGCAGTGAAAAGATGAAATGAATCAGCTGAAATTAAAGTAAGCTGGTTCATTTTTTTTAGTATAAGAATTTACATAATATAATCGATAAAATGGTATAAATAAACATAACAAAAGAATATTCTTAAACAGTTATGGGGTGAATATTGCAGTGATAGAATTTTAGATAACCCAGTAACAATAATAAAGGTTAATTTTTCTAATAAAAAAAGTATTTTCTATAATTTTATGCAACGAAAATCAGAGCATGAATAGTTATGATAAAAATTGTAGAGGAATTCAAGATATGTTGTTAATTATTATACAGAGTAATTACTTCATTTCTTTGTTCCTGATAATAGGAATGTAGAACTTTTAGCATGAAAGGTGACAATATTCCCCTGATTTAGCAAAGTTATTATGGTAGAATATCCTTAGTAAGCAAAATTTGCCCACATAAGCAATTATATTTTGTAATTTGGGTGAACCAATGGTCTAAAAAAGTAAAAAAAAATCAAAAATAAGAATTTGAACAAAATCATTTTATTCTAATGATTTAGTAAGGACAGAAGATAAGGAAGGAAACACAATTGTTGATTAGAAGCCACAATACAAAAATTGGTGGTGCACTGGATTCAATCCTGAGTATCAGAATGCAAAAGCAGCAAATCTTACTGTAAACGGAAGTATAGATTTTTCGGGTCATCCTGATTTATGGAAGGCTTTTTACAAAAGATATCAACATCAAAAAACATGGGAATTTGACGCCGAAAACCATATTGCTAGGTGTGAATGGTAAGGTGTTGAAAGCATCTAATTAAAAAGGAGGAAATTATGAATATTAAGAGATTAATATTATGTATAATCATTATTACAACTTCTTTAGGGCTAATAGCGTGTAGCTCTCTCAAGTCTAAGATAGTAAAGGGCGGAGAGTCTGCGCTAAATGTCAAAAGTGATAAGGAAATTGCGAATACACGTTTTCAAAAGATAATAGAATGTTTAGAAAAAAACGACAAAAAAGGGTTGAAAAAAATGTTCTCTCCTAAGGCATTGAAAGAAGCGAAGGATATTGATGGTGGCATTGATTATATAAAGGGTTTTTATAAAGGCAAAATCAAATCAAAAGATGTCGCGCTTGCAGTTTCGGACCATAAAGATAATGGGGAAAAGACAAGTGAATTGCAAGCTTACTACAC
Encoded here:
- a CDS encoding DUF5104 domain-containing protein, with the protein product MNIKRLILCIIIITTSLGLIACSSLKSKIVKGGESALNVKSDKEIANTRFQKIIECLEKNDKKGLKKMFSPKALKEAKDIDGGIDYIKGFYKGKIKSKDVALAVSDHKDNGEKTSELQAYYTVTTDKDTYTVFFIDQTVDIKNPDNVGLNMLQIIKASDDDKEFDWGGDKTKCAGIYRPATVKKQAKESV